One genomic segment of Capricornis sumatraensis isolate serow.1 chromosome X, serow.2, whole genome shotgun sequence includes these proteins:
- the LOC138071803 gene encoding polycomb protein EED-like encodes MHRTLGTDARTDDAVSIESGTNTERPDTPTNTPNAPGRKSWGKGKWKSKKCKYSFKCVNSLKEDHNQPLFGVQFNWHSKEGDPLVFATVGSNRVTLYECHSQGEIRLLQSYVDADADENFYTCAWTYDSNTSHPLLAVAGSRGIIRIINPITMQCIKHYVGHGNAINELKFHPRDPNLLLSVSKDHSLKLWRINSKRMMNAFSTRDIHRNYVDCVRWLGDLILSKSCENAIVCWKPGKMEDDIDKIKPSESNVTILGRFDYSQCDIWYMRFSMDFWQKMLALGNQVGKLYVWDLEVEDPHKAKCTTLTHHKCGAAIRQTSFSRDSSILIAVCDDASIWRWDRLR; translated from the exons AACACTCGGCACAGACGCCCGAACCGATGATGCTGTCAGTATAGAAAGCGGTACCAACACAGAACGCCCTGATACACCTACAAATACGCCAAATGCACCTGGAAGGAAGAGTTGGGGGAagggaaaatggaaatcaaagaaatgcaaatattctTTCAAATGTGTAAATAGTCTCAAGGAAGATCATAATCAACCATTGTTTGGAGTTCAGTTTAACTGGCACAGTAAAGAAGGAGATCCATTAGTGTTTGCAACTGTAGGAAGCAACAGAGTTACCTTATATGAATGTCATTCACAAGGAGAGATCCGGTTGTTGCAGTCTTATGTGGATGCTGATGCTGATGAAAACTTTTACACTTGTGCGTGGACATATGATAGTAATACAAGCCATCCTCTGCTGGCTGTTGCTGGATCTAGAGGCATAATTAGGATAATTAATCCCATAACAATGCAGTGCATAAAGCACTATGTTGGCCACGGAAATGCTATCAATGAGCTGAAATTCCACCCAAGAGATCCAAATCTTCTCCTGTCAGTAAGTAA GGATCACTCTCTTAAACTTTGGAGGATCAATTCAAAGAGAATGATGAATGCT TTTTCTACCAGAGACATACATAGAAATTATGTCGATTGTGTGCGATGGTTAGGTGATTTGATACTTTCCAAGTCTTGTGAAAATGCCATTGTATGCTGGAAACCTGGCAAAATGGAAGATGATATAGATAAAATTAAACCCAGTGAGTCTAATGTGACTATTCTTGGGCGATTTGATTACAGCCAGTGTGACATTTGGTACATGAGGTTTTCTATGGATTTCTGGCAAAAGATGCTTGCACTGGGCAATCAGGTTGGCAAACTTTATGTTTGGGATTTAGAAGTAGAAGATCCTCATAAAGCCAAATGCACAACGCTGACTCATCACAAGTGTGGTGCTGCTATTCGACAAACCAGTTTCAGCAGGGACAGCAGCATTCTTATAGCTGTTTGTGATGATGCCAGCATTTGGCGCTGGGACCGACTGCGATAA